GCCGGGCGCCGCACACCATCTCGAAGAGGTCGAGGATTTCCTCGCGCTCGCGGAAGGCGTACATCAGCAACGACATACCCGTGCCGCCCACGTCCAACACATGCGTGGCCAGCCAGACCAGATGGCTGGCGATGCGCTGGAGTTCGCAGATGATGACGCGGATGGCCTGGCCTCGCGGCGGCGCCTCGATCCCCATCAGCTTCTCCACCGCCAGACAGTAGGCCAGGTTGTTCTGCATGGCCGAGACATAGTCCATGCGGTCGGTGTAGTAGACGAAATCCTTGTAGCGGATGTTCTCGCCCTGTTTCTCGAAGCCGCTGTGCAAATAGCCGATGTCGGGCTGGACGGCGATGATGCGCTCGCCGTCGAGTTCGACGATGAGGCGGAGGACGCCGTGGGTGGCGGGATGCTGCGGCCCCATGTTCACCACCATGTGTTTGCTATCCATCCGCCCCGGAACTGGCTCCGGCTGCTGGTTGGTCTGCATGATCTGCTTGCCCAGATGGGCGAATTCTTCGTCCTCCCAGGTCATGCTGAAGGGGACGCGCTCGCCGCCCAGAGGCTGGTCTTTGCGCAGGGGATGGGTGAGCCAGTCATCGGGCATGAGGATGCGGCGCAGGTCGGGATGGCCTTCGTAGCGCACCCCAAAAAGGTCATAAGCCTCGCGTTCGTGCCAGTTGGCGGTGGGCCACAGGCTGGCGACGCTGGGCGCGACCGGCTGATCGCCGCCAGGCAGCGGCGCCTTTAGTTGCAGCAAGGCGCCGCCGTTGGCGATGGAACGCAGTTGGTAGATGCCGTGGAAGCGGGCGCCGTGCTGCTCCCCGCCCAGCTTCAGCGTATCGACCACCGTCAGGTCGCTGAGCAGGTCGTAGCGCAGGTCGGGCGCGTCGCGCAGGAAGCGCCCCACCTCCAGCAGCCGGCCGGCCGGGAGGGTGACGATGGGCGTGCGGCGATGGACGGCGCTGGCGAGGACGACGTCGGGGAAGGTGACGCTAAAGATAGCTCCAAAATCTATCATAAGCTAACTATCTGAGCATAATTGGCAAGTGATGCAAATATGATCGCAATTTGACGGCATCCGCAAGAATCAGGCGTGTACCAGCTGATTCACCCGTAACGGAAGATAGAGCGATTTGAATGTTTTGTGGGTTCAGGTTCAATGAATCAAAATAGACCCATGTGTTCTGGGGGGTGATTTCCTGATCTAGGGCATAGCTTCGCCAACCTGTAGTGGTGTGAATTGAGTATTGCGCCTGTCGTATCCTTGGAGTTGACACACCTGTCGGTTGTTCGGGTACAAAGGCATAGACTCGATAGATACCTGGCCGAATACGGTTGTTGATCCAAATAGCCTGTGAACTGCTATCAGCGGAGTTGGTTCGATAATAAGCATGATACCCATTGCCTCTGTTACTGATTTGCCAAGAACCGTATATTGTAGAACCTTCGCCTGCATCTTCGATAATCGTATCGGCGCACGAAATTGGATCCGGAGCAAAACTGCGCCAGAGGCAACTAGCCGTATGTCTGTATCCTGGAGCAGGTTGAGTCGACAAAGGATCTGCATACGTGCCGCGCCATCCAAATGGATCGGTAGCAAATTGCTCCGAATCAGTGGATGTGAATCCACGATAAACACCAAAGTGAAAATGAGGCTGCGTAGTTCCCGAGCTTCCGCTCCAACCGATCAAGTCCCCGCTTGCTACGCGCTGATTGACAATAACGTTGAAACTGTTGAGATGGGCATAGAGCGTATAGTAGCCGTTTTCATGATCTACTATGAGCCTACGACCATAACCTGTGGTTGAATCAATTCTGACGCGCACTACACCTCTTGCTGCTGCGAGTATGGGTGTCCCGGTGGTCATCGACCAATCATAACCAGGATGACCTGTGTAGCAATGGGGAGAACAGTCGGTTACCGCTTCGCCGGTATATATCGTTATTTGGTTATCGTTTCCGTAATTCGGATAGTGATGGTCGAAGAACGCAGTCAGACGATAGGTGCCGTCATAAGGTGGTTGCAACCAAGCTCCATCTGCCCAAACGATATTGATCTGGCAGATGTCACTGAGTAATAATACAATCAAGGAAGTTACCACCAGAACACGTACTAAAGCGTTCTGACCAATCAAAAGGTACTCGTTACTCATGGCAACCACACACTTGGCGCGTTTAGAAGGGTGGGTCCAGCGATTGGATGCAGCTTTGAATCTGTCAGGCTCATCATCCAGACTTCGCCATGGTCTCCCATAGCCACAGTAGCGACTAAATGCTGACCGTCGGGCGACCACCCGATATGCGAGAATCGTTGTTCACCAGACTGGGTGAGTTGCTGGGCCGTCTTTGTTTCAAGATCGAACAAGTAAATACTGTTGGTTTCCTCCTTGCCACTCTGCGCTTTCTCCACCTTCAACGCCGCCACATAGCGACCATGTGGCGACCAAACTGCCCGATGAGAGTATTCTACAGCCTCGCCGAGTAGCCCTAACATTCTGCTTTCGCCGCTGTTCAAGTCCGTTGTCCAAAGTTGTATTTGCGAATTTGCAAGATTCGACGGAGATGGCGCTGTGTCGCCTATAACGTTGGCAATCCATATGATATCTCCTCCATCTGGCGACCACTGCAGGCTGTGTTCGGCGACATGGGTTCCGCCTGGAATCTGAGTAACGATACTGCGTTCGCTATCTTCACCTTTTCGCAGGCCGATTTCGGTCATCTCGATATCACGAACGCCATAAGCGGCCGGATAAACAACAGCATCGGCAAGGTAGTTGCCATCAGGAGAGTAAGCCGCCGCCCTGAGCAGGCTATCGCCAAAGTCAGATTGGGGAAATTTGATCGGTTGATAGCGATCTGATTCGACGTCGACCAGCCACGGATCCGAGGTAAAGAGCTGGTCAAATTGGACCAATACATGTTGACTGTCCGACATCCAACTCAGAAAACGAGCATCGGATCGATTCGCTACGATCGGTCGGGATGTCTCGGCGTC
The Caldilineales bacterium genome window above contains:
- the nuoD gene encoding NADH dehydrogenase (quinone) subunit D codes for the protein MIDFGAIFSVTFPDVVLASAVHRRTPIVTLPAGRLLEVGRFLRDAPDLRYDLLSDLTVVDTLKLGGEQHGARFHGIYQLRSIANGGALLQLKAPLPGGDQPVAPSVASLWPTANWHEREAYDLFGVRYEGHPDLRRILMPDDWLTHPLRKDQPLGGERVPFSMTWEDEEFAHLGKQIMQTNQQPEPVPGRMDSKHMVVNMGPQHPATHGVLRLIVELDGERIIAVQPDIGYLHSGFEKQGENIRYKDFVYYTDRMDYVSAMQNNLAYCLAVEKLMGIEAPPRGQAIRVIICELQRIASHLVWLATHVLDVGGTGMSLLMYAFREREEILDLFEMVCGARLTTSYLRVGGVNWDLPPAFEPKVRDLLGRLPARFGEYERMLTDNPVFRRRLEGIGVLSAETCIAMGITGPMLRGSGVKYDLRKTQPYCNYDHYDFEIPCYPQGDSYARYFVRLEEMRQSVRIVRQALDALPDGDFLIDDPKIAPPKRELLDQSMEAVIHHFKLFTEGFRPPVGEAYHGIEASKGEMGVYLISDGSAHPYRCRVRTPSFVNLQSIELMSKGHLFSDLVTIIGSIDIVLGDVDR
- a CDS encoding peptidoglycan DD-metalloendopeptidase family protein produces the protein MSNEYLLIGQNALVRVLVVTSLIVLLLSDICQINIVWADGAWLQPPYDGTYRLTAFFDHHYPNYGNDNQITIYTGEAVTDCSPHCYTGHPGYDWSMTTGTPILAAARGVVRVRIDSTTGYGRRLIVDHENGYYTLYAHLNSFNVIVNQRVASGDLIGWSGSSGTTQPHFHFGVYRGFTSTDSEQFATDPFGWRGTYADPLSTQPAPGYRHTASCLWRSFAPDPISCADTIIEDAGEGSTIYGSWQISNRGNGYHAYYRTNSADSSSQAIWINNRIRPGIYRVYAFVPEQPTGVSTPRIRQAQYSIHTTTGWRSYALDQEITPQNTWVYFDSLNLNPQNIQIALSSVTGESAGTRLILADAVKLRSYLHHLPIMLR